One part of the uncultured Bacteroides sp. genome encodes these proteins:
- a CDS encoding nucleoside deaminase, translated as MNKEEFMRKAIALSTENVAKGGGPFGAVIVKDGEIIATGVNRVTSSCDPTAHAEINAIRAAGKVLGTFNLSGCEIYTSCEPCPMCFGAIYWARLDKMYYANTKTDAKDIGFDDSFIYDELELKPADRKLQSEPLLREEALKAFEEWTKNMDKIEY; from the coding sequence ATGAATAAAGAAGAATTCATGCGAAAGGCCATTGCACTTTCAACAGAGAATGTGGCAAAAGGCGGAGGACCGTTTGGCGCCGTTATTGTGAAAGACGGAGAAATCATTGCCACCGGTGTAAACCGGGTTACAAGTTCGTGTGACCCTACTGCACATGCAGAAATTAATGCTATCCGTGCTGCAGGGAAAGTATTAGGAACATTCAATCTGAGTGGTTGTGAAATTTATACTTCCTGCGAACCTTGTCCCATGTGCTTTGGAGCAATTTATTGGGCCCGGCTGGATAAGATGTATTACGCTAATACAAAGACTGATGCAAAGGATATTGGCTTCGATGATTCATTCATTTATGATGAGTTGGAACTAAAACCTGCTGACAGAAAACTACAATCGGAACCACTGCTTCGTGAAGAAGCCCTGAAAGCTTTTGAAGAGTGGACAAAGAATATGGATAAAATTGAATATTAA